The segment TCTTGGGGTATAATGCGCCGTGTCCAATAAGGTTGTCAGAGGGTCTTTGGCGGCAGGGGGCGGTATTGAAGGCGCTCATCACCGGCATCACCGGCTTCGTGGGAAGCCACCTGGCGGAATACCTGCTGGAAGTGCCGGCCTGGGAAGTGGCAGGCACATTCTATCATCAGCCAGACCACATCGAACATCTGCGGTCACGGGTATGCCTGTTCCGCGCCGATTTGTCGCGCCCCGAAGAGGCGCAGGCGGTGCTGGAAGAATACCGTCCGGACTGCATCTTCCACCTGGCCGCCCAGTCCCTCACCGCCCGTTCCCATCAGGACCCCTGGCAGACACTGGAAACGAATATCCGCATGCAGTTGAACGTGCTGGAAGGCGTGCGCCGGCTGAACCTGCCGGCGCGCCTGCTGGTGGTCGGCTCGGGCGAGGAGTACGGGTTGGTCCAGCCGGAGGAGCTTCCCATCCGCGAGGAACAGCCCTTCCGCCCCCTCAACCCGTACGCCGTCAGCAAGATCACTCAGGATATGCTGGGCCTGCAGTACCATTTGAGCTACGGCCTGGATGTGGTGCGGGTGCGCCCGTTCAATCACATTGGCCCGCGCCAGCGCCTGGGATTCGTGGCGCCTGATTTCGCCCATCAGATTGCGGAGGCGGAAGCCGGCCGGCGCGAGCCAGTCATCCGCGTCGGCAACCTGGACGTGAGCCGCGACTTCAGCGATGTGCGCGATGTGGTGCGCGCCTATTACCTGGCGGTGGTCAAGGGGGAGGCCGGCGAGGTCTACAACATCGGTTCGGGACAGGCGCGCTCCATCCGCGAGCTGTTGGAAGGCCTCCTGCGCC is part of the Anaerolineae bacterium genome and harbors:
- a CDS encoding GDP-mannose 4,6-dehydratase, which gives rise to MKALITGITGFVGSHLAEYLLEVPAWEVAGTFYHQPDHIEHLRSRVCLFRADLSRPEEAQAVLEEYRPDCIFHLAAQSLTARSHQDPWQTLETNIRMQLNVLEGVRRLNLPARLLVVGSGEEYGLVQPEELPIREEQPFRPLNPYAVSKITQDMLGLQYHLSYGLDVVRVRPFNHIGPRQRLGFVAPDFAHQIAEAEAGRREPVIRVGNLDVSRDFSDVRDVVRAYYLAVVKGEAGEVYNIGSGQARSIRELLEGLLRLSTIPLRCEESPAQARPVDIPCIRADFSKFHARTGWKPEIPFEQSLKDILDYWRAEVRKSLERQ